One genomic segment of Oncorhynchus nerka isolate Pitt River linkage group LG16, Oner_Uvic_2.0, whole genome shotgun sequence includes these proteins:
- the LOC115144540 gene encoding ADP-ribosylation factor-like protein 4D produces the protein MGNQLTEIAPNTPFLQNFQSLHVVVIGLDAAGKTSLLYRLKLKEFVKTIPTKGFNTEKIKVAVGSSRAITFQVWDVGGQEKLRPLWKSYTRRTDGMVFVVDSTETERMEEAKVELHKITRTSENQGVPVLVLANKQDLASALSVSEVEKVLAVHELNASTLHHVQSCSAVDGQGLQPGLEKLYEMILKRKKMVKHNKHRKR, from the coding sequence ATGGGGAACCAGCTGACCGAGATAGCCCCCAACACCCCGTTCCTGCAAAACTTCCAGTCCTTGCACGTGGTAGTGATTGGCCTGGACGCGGCTGGCAAAACCTCTCTGCTCTACAGATTGAAGCTCAAGGAGTTTGTCAAGACCATTCCAACCAAGGGCTTTAACACGGAGAAGATCAAGGTAGCGGTGGGCAGCTCGCGGGCCATCACCTTCCAGGTGTGGGATGTAGGGGGCCAGGAGAAGCTGCGGCCCCTGTGGAAGTCGTACACGAGGCGGACCGATGGCATGGTGTTCGTGGTGGACTCCACCGAAACCGAACGTATGGAGGAGGCCAAGGTGGAGCTTCACAAGATCACCCGTACCTCGGAGAACCAGGGGGTGCCCGTCCTGGTGCTGGCCAACAAGCAGGACCTGGCCTCGGCTCTGTCTGTGAGCGAGGTGGAGAAGGTCCTGGCCGTCCATGAACTGAATGCCTCCACCTTGCACCACGTACAGAGCTGCAGCGCCGTGGATGGACAAGGCCTACAACCAGGCCTAGAGAAACTCTATGAGATGATCCTGAAGAGGAAGAAGATGGTGAAACACAACAAACATAGAAAGAGATGA